One window of Bacillus sp. (in: firmicutes) genomic DNA carries:
- a CDS encoding sulfurtransferase encodes MKNIVNVDWLYENLENPNVIVIDCRFELGNPGHGLNLYIKEHISGAFYFDLEKDLSKRVEEHGGRHPMPELDRIIDKLGAAGIDANSKVVAYDDQGGMIASRFWWLLKYVGHDEVYILDGGFSKWVRKGYPITDDIPSVPRKQFQANIQQELLSNVDEVKQFVETKKGYLLDSRIEERYIGQNETIDKKAGHIPGALNYFWEDCLNEKNEWKSEEELKERFERFNKNDQIIVYCGSGVSACPNIIALDELGFTNVKLYMGSWSDWITYEEHPIAIGLEE; translated from the coding sequence TTGAAAAATATTGTGAATGTAGATTGGCTATATGAAAACCTTGAAAACCCAAACGTAATTGTGATTGATTGTCGATTTGAATTAGGAAATCCAGGGCATGGTCTTAATTTATATATAAAGGAACATATTTCTGGGGCCTTTTATTTTGACTTAGAAAAAGACCTTTCTAAACGTGTAGAAGAGCATGGTGGTAGACATCCCATGCCAGAATTGGACCGCATCATTGATAAGCTCGGAGCCGCAGGAATTGATGCAAACTCGAAAGTTGTTGCTTATGACGACCAAGGCGGTATGATCGCCTCACGGTTTTGGTGGCTACTTAAATATGTAGGTCATGACGAAGTTTATATTTTGGATGGTGGCTTTAGTAAATGGGTAAGAAAAGGTTATCCAATTACAGATGATATCCCTTCAGTTCCGCGCAAACAATTTCAAGCGAATATTCAACAAGAGCTTTTAAGCAATGTGGATGAAGTAAAGCAATTCGTTGAAACAAAAAAGGGCTATCTACTTGATTCTAGGATAGAGGAAAGATACATAGGCCAAAACGAAACTATCGATAAAAAAGCAGGCCATATTCCAGGTGCACTCAATTATTTTTGGGAAGATTGTTTAAATGAGAAAAATGAATGGAAATCGGAAGAGGAGCTAAAAGAAAGATTTGAACGGTTTAATAAAAATGATCAAATCATCGTTTACTGTGGGTCTGGCGTTTCAGCTTGTCCAAATATTATTGCATTAGATGAATTAGGATTTACAAATGTAAAACTATATATGGGAAGCTGGAGCGATTGGATTACATATGAAGAACATCCGATTGCGATTGGCTTGGAAGAATAA
- a CDS encoding NAD(P)-dependent oxidoreductase — protein sequence MKVGFIGLGNMGLPMAKNLVNAGYEVVGKNRSKGKEELFAEAGGKIGLSVAEMAQKLDVILTCLPLPVDVEKIYFGEDGLIENGHEGLILVDHSTVAPGLNKKIVQAANSKGIEFLDAPISGGNFGAEDGTLTIMVGGKKEIFEKALPLFNVMGKNIYHIGETGSGSVVKLINNLMVAFHTQAVSEAVTLGKKMGVDSDFLFNILNNSYAQSRIYDRHYNNFIAKNQFEAGFAIKLLHKDMKLAEEMASGAGMELPIGTKLTNLLSDAIENGLGEQDMSALYVLLNNTLENKGEL from the coding sequence ATGAAAGTTGGATTTATTGGCCTTGGCAATATGGGCTTGCCGATGGCAAAAAATTTAGTAAACGCGGGGTATGAGGTGGTTGGCAAAAACCGTAGCAAGGGGAAAGAAGAATTGTTTGCAGAAGCTGGTGGAAAAATTGGGTTGTCTGTTGCTGAAATGGCCCAAAAGCTTGACGTGATTTTAACTTGTCTTCCACTGCCTGTCGATGTTGAAAAAATTTATTTCGGGGAAGATGGGCTAATCGAAAACGGTCATGAAGGCCTCATTTTAGTGGACCATAGTACTGTTGCACCCGGCTTAAATAAAAAAATCGTGCAAGCTGCTAACTCAAAAGGAATTGAATTTTTGGATGCACCAATAAGCGGCGGCAATTTCGGCGCGGAAGATGGTACATTAACAATCATGGTTGGCGGAAAAAAAGAGATTTTCGAAAAAGCTCTCCCACTTTTTAATGTCATGGGTAAAAACATCTATCATATTGGCGAAACAGGTAGCGGCTCTGTCGTTAAGTTAATTAATAATTTAATGGTAGCTTTCCACACTCAGGCCGTTAGTGAAGCTGTTACATTAGGTAAAAAGATGGGTGTAGATTCAGACTTTTTATTCAATATTTTAAATAATAGCTATGCTCAAAGTCGAATTTATGACCGCCATTACAATAATTTTATTGCAAAAAATCAATTTGAAGCTGGATTTGCAATCAAACTTTTACATAAAGACATGAAGCTCGCTGAAGAAATGGCAAGTGGAGCAGGAATGGAGCTGCCAATCGGAACAAAGCTAACCAATCTTCTGTCCGATGCCATTGAAAACGGTTTAGGAGAACAAGACATGTCTGCCCTATACGTACTTCTTAACAATACGTTAGAAAATAAAGGGGAATTATAA
- a CDS encoding YpbS family protein encodes MSVHHAISKHSENQHYIVSRFTELDGLREAYIEKAIELCEKGEPFSTDAINAVTKEMNELGKKGIVTSLPVRKPVTVEMVKEYVEKINK; translated from the coding sequence ATGAGTGTACATCACGCCATTAGTAAACATTCTGAAAATCAACATTATATTGTAAGCAGGTTTACTGAGTTAGACGGACTAAGGGAAGCGTATATTGAAAAAGCGATTGAATTATGTGAAAAAGGTGAGCCATTTTCGACTGATGCGATCAATGCGGTTACGAAAGAAATGAATGAACTAGGGAAAAAAGGGATTGTAACCTCTCTGCCTGTAAGAAAGCCTGTAACTGTTGAAATGGTTAAGGAGTACGTTGAAAAAATAAATAAATAG
- a CDS encoding efflux RND transporter periplasmic adaptor subunit has translation MKKLFRFFLLLFFSISTLTGCSEQKATVDYAEIYVTDYIVEEQSISSEEKFYGEIVSEKTVTLSSTIPGTIQIAPQHNGQKVEKGDVLFVVENKDLQSERLNAKAAVEVAKANLEKIKAGANLQEVMGMEESVQASKVKYDAAVQNKERLTVLFDSGAISKQQLEQAETELAVANSQYNSSQHQLEQMKLGPTKETIRIAEAQYEQANGLYSSITAKTADLVIKSPLSGFIAALQAEEGEFVGVGMPLVNIHNIEEVYVHVNVPEASFLRLKQGETANVKSAAIDQPFSGTIIELTPQADRKTNLFTIKIKINNGKSLLKPGMAVEVTIPIVNKTNTMIVPISAVLNDKGQEIVYVIEDGIVEKRKIKTGIRTNTNIEVISGLQKGEKIVVDGVEFVHDGDQVQVVEKESEK, from the coding sequence ATGAAAAAGCTTTTTCGTTTCTTTCTTTTACTTTTCTTTTCTATAAGCACTTTAACAGGATGCTCTGAACAAAAAGCTACGGTAGATTATGCAGAAATTTATGTAACGGATTATATAGTAGAAGAGCAATCAATATCATCCGAAGAAAAATTTTATGGTGAGATTGTTAGTGAAAAAACGGTTACTTTATCATCAACAATACCTGGAACGATTCAAATTGCTCCACAACATAATGGGCAAAAGGTTGAAAAAGGGGATGTGTTATTTGTTGTAGAAAATAAAGATCTTCAATCTGAACGATTGAATGCGAAAGCGGCGGTTGAAGTGGCAAAAGCTAATTTGGAAAAAATAAAAGCGGGAGCAAATCTGCAGGAAGTTATGGGCATGGAGGAAAGTGTGCAAGCATCAAAAGTAAAATATGATGCAGCTGTTCAAAATAAAGAACGTCTAACTGTTTTATTTGATAGTGGAGCAATAAGTAAACAGCAACTTGAACAAGCTGAAACAGAATTAGCAGTAGCAAATTCCCAATACAATTCATCACAGCACCAGTTAGAACAAATGAAATTAGGGCCTACAAAGGAAACGATTCGAATCGCTGAAGCCCAATATGAGCAGGCAAATGGGCTATATTCATCGATAACAGCGAAAACAGCTGATTTAGTCATTAAAAGCCCGCTTTCTGGTTTTATTGCTGCTCTTCAAGCCGAAGAAGGGGAGTTTGTTGGTGTAGGTATGCCGTTAGTGAATATTCATAACATTGAAGAGGTATATGTGCATGTAAATGTTCCAGAAGCCTCTTTTTTACGTCTGAAGCAAGGGGAAACAGCTAATGTAAAGAGTGCAGCTATTGATCAACCGTTTAGTGGTACGATTATTGAATTAACACCACAAGCTGACCGAAAAACAAATTTATTTACAATTAAAATTAAAATCAATAATGGAAAAAGTTTGCTTAAGCCTGGAATGGCTGTGGAAGTTACAATTCCCATCGTAAATAAAACGAATACAATGATTGTGCCAATTAGTGCGGTGTTAAATGATAAAGGACAGGAAATTGTCTACGTTATTGAAGATGGGATTGTCGAAAAGAGGAAAATCAAAACAGGAATTCGCACGAATACAAATATTGAGGTCATAAGCGGACTTCAAAAAGGAGAAAAAATTGTTGTAGACGGAGTTGAATTTGTACACGATGGTGATCAAGTTCAAGTTGTTGAGAAAGAGAGTGAAAAATAA
- a CDS encoding efflux RND transporter permease subunit encodes MFKALLKRPLTVFMVVLMVTLMGLFMLLRIPVDLFPKLDLPIITITTINQGASPEEMEEQITKVIEEEMADLENIDSIHSTSSQNISRVMIQFNWGTNLNFSENEIRAKLEKIKPDLPLTIEKSTVEKVNPSDTPIIELAFVGEEDLKELTTVALERVKEELQRVKGVASVKIIGGQENEVKIALAEEKLTQFGINIGQVQEVLKKDNTTFPIGTVDYDKKSLTIKTNAEIKDVYELANLSIPNKMDIPLRLKDLGDVSIQTKEVEQSSYYNHKNAVLINIYKQNDANTIDVASKVTAKLRFLEGQLGSSELIAINDSSQFINQSIKNLTKEGTIGASLAILIIYFFLGEIAATLVIALAIPLSIITTFIFMYFSGLTVNLITLGALTLSIGLVVDDAIVVMQNIYRHYKEEGKSTFKAAIDGTKEVASAVFAATMTKMIVFLPMLFVSGMAGQIFHPLALTVLYALFSSLVISFTVTPTLTALVLSLSQSIPWLKRKSKWSLLLEKGRNAIENKYKEALVYTLKYRKIVLFVAFISLIAGIALLPMIGKEFMPKMDSGEFTIHIKMAPNTKYSETEKMTQAILGKVDEINTINSTYVGIGFTKEHPDQEQTDRAFIHVKLVDKVNREESTAFVIESLRSKLKYPGVQIKMQEKGFIMSSLFSSDPVFITIKGENLELLENISYDITKIIREVQGIRDADNSSIGQKMEYTLHFDKERLKSYGLDVLQVSKTIRTALEGEVVGTMSTDTGDLDIRLSYEKKGLNDIEDIAKLKIPTKYGMIPLQTFTVANLSATPSDIYRENQIRMSYVTAGLYNADLGKVNTAIQDKLAEYKLPRGYSIEFGGETKDMKESFTDLGVALVLAVLLIYMVMVAEFENFKHPFIIMFTIPLTLLGITGSLLLFGRNLSVPAILGIIMLSGIIVSNGIVMIEFMKQLREQGLDAYHTVLKAGPIRLTPILMTTGTAILGVAPIVFGVGEGSETNAPMATVVLGGLSVGTLLTLFVIPVLYYSIEKKTKRRKRWLQEYLIDTENSHRSSE; translated from the coding sequence ATGTTCAAAGCCTTATTGAAGCGTCCGCTAACAGTATTTATGGTCGTCTTAATGGTAACACTTATGGGGTTATTTATGTTGTTGCGCATTCCTGTCGATTTGTTTCCAAAGCTTGACCTTCCTATTATTACAATTACAACGATAAACCAAGGTGCTTCACCGGAAGAAATGGAAGAGCAAATTACAAAGGTAATTGAAGAAGAAATGGCAGATTTAGAAAATATAGATTCCATTCATTCAACAAGTTCGCAAAATATTTCACGAGTTATGATCCAATTTAATTGGGGCACAAACTTAAATTTTTCAGAAAATGAAATTCGTGCAAAACTTGAAAAAATAAAGCCAGATCTTCCATTAACAATTGAGAAATCGACAGTAGAGAAAGTAAATCCCTCAGATACCCCAATTATCGAGTTGGCGTTTGTTGGTGAAGAGGATCTGAAAGAATTAACGACGGTTGCTCTTGAACGAGTAAAGGAAGAACTACAAAGAGTAAAAGGTGTAGCCTCTGTTAAAATTATAGGTGGACAAGAAAATGAAGTTAAGATTGCGTTAGCTGAAGAGAAGCTCACACAGTTTGGAATAAACATTGGGCAAGTTCAAGAAGTGCTGAAAAAAGATAATACAACATTTCCAATTGGGACAGTTGATTATGACAAAAAATCATTAACGATAAAAACGAATGCTGAGATTAAAGATGTTTATGAACTAGCGAATTTATCAATTCCTAATAAAATGGACATTCCTTTACGTTTAAAGGATTTAGGGGATGTATCGATTCAAACGAAAGAAGTTGAGCAGTCGTCATATTACAATCATAAAAATGCAGTGCTAATTAATATTTATAAACAAAATGATGCCAATACGATTGATGTAGCTTCTAAGGTAACGGCTAAACTGCGCTTTTTAGAGGGACAGTTGGGGAGCAGTGAATTAATTGCCATCAATGATTCATCACAATTTATTAATCAATCAATCAAAAATTTAACGAAGGAAGGCACCATCGGTGCTAGCTTAGCAATTTTAATTATTTACTTCTTTTTAGGAGAAATTGCCGCAACTCTCGTTATTGCTCTAGCTATCCCATTATCGATTATTACTACATTCATTTTTATGTATTTCAGTGGATTAACCGTAAATTTAATTACACTTGGAGCGTTAACGCTTAGTATTGGCTTAGTCGTAGATGATGCCATCGTTGTTATGCAAAACATTTATCGTCATTATAAAGAGGAAGGGAAATCAACATTTAAGGCAGCCATCGATGGAACAAAGGAAGTAGCGTCCGCTGTCTTTGCAGCGACAATGACGAAAATGATTGTCTTTTTGCCGATGCTATTTGTAAGTGGGATGGCAGGGCAAATTTTTCACCCGCTAGCACTTACAGTTTTATATGCTTTGTTCTCCTCCTTGGTTATTTCCTTTACCGTAACACCAACACTTACAGCACTCGTTTTGTCGTTGTCACAGTCTATTCCGTGGCTGAAGCGGAAATCTAAATGGTCGTTACTACTTGAAAAGGGACGGAATGCAATTGAAAACAAATATAAGGAAGCATTGGTTTATACGTTAAAATATCGCAAAATTGTCCTTTTTGTTGCTTTCATTTCGCTTATCGCTGGAATCGCACTCCTTCCAATGATCGGAAAAGAGTTTATGCCGAAAATGGATTCAGGAGAATTTACAATCCATATAAAGATGGCACCAAATACAAAATATAGTGAAACTGAAAAGATGACACAGGCTATATTAGGAAAAGTAGATGAAATAAATACTATTAATTCTACCTATGTTGGCATCGGTTTTACTAAAGAGCATCCAGATCAAGAACAAACAGATCGAGCATTTATTCATGTAAAACTCGTAGACAAGGTAAATCGAGAGGAAAGCACAGCCTTTGTTATCGAATCATTAAGAAGCAAATTAAAATATCCTGGTGTTCAAATTAAAATGCAAGAAAAAGGATTTATAATGTCATCGTTATTTTCATCCGACCCTGTCTTTATAACAATTAAAGGCGAGAATTTAGAGCTATTAGAAAATATTTCTTATGATATTACAAAAATTATTCGGGAAGTACAAGGAATTAGGGATGCAGACAATAGCAGTATCGGACAGAAAATGGAATACACTCTTCATTTCGATAAAGAAAGGCTTAAAAGCTATGGATTAGATGTACTGCAAGTAAGTAAAACGATACGCACCGCTTTGGAGGGGGAAGTTGTTGGAACGATGAGCACGGACACGGGTGATTTAGATATCCGTCTATCGTATGAGAAAAAAGGGTTGAACGATATTGAGGATATCGCAAAATTGAAGATCCCTACAAAATATGGAATGATTCCGCTTCAAACGTTTACAGTGGCTAATCTTTCGGCAACGCCTTCTGATATTTACCGGGAAAATCAAATTCGTATGTCCTATGTAACGGCAGGGCTGTATAATGCCGATTTGGGTAAGGTTAATACCGCGATTCAAGACAAATTAGCAGAATATAAGTTGCCTAGAGGATATTCTATTGAATTTGGTGGCGAAACGAAGGATATGAAGGAATCATTTACTGATTTAGGAGTGGCGCTTGTTTTAGCGGTTCTGTTAATCTATATGGTAATGGTAGCGGAATTTGAAAACTTTAAACATCCTTTTATCATTATGTTTACAATTCCGTTAACTTTATTGGGGATTACAGGGAGCTTATTGCTATTTGGTCGTAATTTAAGTGTACCCGCGATTCTTGGTATTATTATGCTCTCAGGAATCATTGTTAGTAATGGCATCGTGATGATTGAATTTATGAAACAGCTGCGTGAACAAGGTTTGGATGCATATCACACAGTTTTGAAAGCCGGACCAATTCGTCTTACCCCGATTTTAATGACGACTGGAACGGCTATCCTTGGTGTTGCCCCGATTGTATTTGGAGTGGGGGAGGGCTCAGAGACAAACGCTCCGATGGCGACAGTTGTATTAGGTGGATTATCTGTCGGGACATTGCTGACATTATTCGTTATCCCTGTTTTATACTATTCAATTGAGAAGAAAACTAAACGAAGGAAGCGTTGGCTTCAGGAATACCTTATTGACACAGAAAACTCCCACCGGTCTAGTGAGTGA
- a CDS encoding S-layer homology domain-containing protein — protein MSKQPKKFNKFVATVAGAAVVASAVAPAANAAWTNTPDWMTGSLQDLVNYGVIDANSTVSATGEVTRGEVALYFARALKLDMENVKNPGFADVPTTHKYYNAIAALANTGKMNGTDKGFEPNRVINRAEMASLIVKAFGYEYGNGENLKFTDLENAKWAKNAIAGLTQAGIKLGVSENQFAPLSKLTRQDTVGFLWKVMKDQGIDFAAPVVQKEVASVTAVTTKGVEVVFDKVTEAREDVTITVTDPNGKEVAVKPVNLEIGDTEIFFTFEKELDKVELGTWIVGGVEFDTAAVAAVDAVLKANNQVELYAALSSAYFKKVKSDNIAGYQKAIADADDEAKNTVEKIQKIINTVNNDIVTLADKEDAVKEVKDAKNQLQLLNALKNFTRVNADWITTYENGLPTLDANVEKAYDQIQTAIDAVNKTKVDEAINKAVAGLEAKDVQDAMKLVESYIKADDKEKKETTKADLIKTLDLHAALINITAANTNAKLQNAFNAYADLDKDFDKKLINDTLLKEYRTALVAVTKAADKNEIAEIIAILEGAHTKAIDDAVAAIAKLDANATTSNVKAALQKLADVSKTTTNAFDMDTVVEASLADYLTNFVAKKDNIKSLDNVKTIIIDVNNPINALTKIKDELADNQVTADELYKLLKDNSLTLTNLNEANKEQYVKALEPIQNVVSTVTNENKASKVAELKDIITASNAVVAINKADTVATMKSELDKFALASASMASHNEQATNYINLTTTSKLEVAELVLKAKPTAGFVYIKDVADKMANQIDVRKERVDAVNKATDIVAMDKALEKLVYDAYNKLTAVQQMNVAEAFLSNFPTKTVDNKEVKVNYTTLTAIKADIDKAIAQAK, from the coding sequence ATGTCTAAACAACCAAAGAAATTCAATAAGTTTGTAGCAACAGTAGCAGGAGCAGCAGTCGTAGCATCAGCAGTCGCACCAGCAGCAAATGCAGCTTGGACAAACACTCCAGACTGGATGACTGGTTCATTACAAGATTTAGTAAACTATGGTGTGATTGACGCCAACTCAACTGTAAGTGCTACAGGCGAAGTAACTCGTGGTGAAGTAGCATTATACTTTGCTCGCGCATTAAAATTAGACATGGAAAACGTTAAGAACCCAGGATTTGCGGATGTTCCAACAACACATAAATATTATAATGCAATTGCTGCATTAGCAAATACAGGCAAAATGAATGGTACAGATAAAGGTTTTGAGCCTAACCGCGTCATTAACCGTGCTGAAATGGCTTCTTTAATTGTTAAAGCATTTGGTTATGAATATGGCAACGGTGAAAACTTAAAATTCACAGACCTTGAAAATGCAAAATGGGCAAAAAATGCGATTGCAGGTCTAACGCAGGCTGGCATTAAGCTTGGTGTAAGTGAAAATCAATTCGCACCATTATCAAAATTAACTCGTCAAGATACAGTTGGTTTCTTATGGAAAGTAATGAAAGACCAAGGTATTGATTTTGCAGCTCCAGTTGTGCAAAAAGAAGTTGCTTCAGTAACAGCAGTTACAACTAAAGGTGTAGAAGTTGTATTTGATAAAGTAACAGAAGCTCGTGAAGATGTAACAATTACTGTAACAGATCCAAATGGTAAAGAAGTTGCTGTTAAGCCAGTAAACCTTGAAATTGGTGACACTGAAATTTTCTTCACATTTGAAAAAGAATTAGACAAAGTTGAATTAGGTACTTGGATCGTAGGCGGCGTTGAATTTGATACTGCAGCTGTTGCAGCTGTTGACGCAGTTCTTAAAGCTAACAACCAAGTTGAATTATACGCAGCATTATCTTCAGCATACTTCAAAAAAGTAAAATCTGACAACATTGCTGGTTATCAAAAAGCAATCGCTGATGCAGATGATGAAGCAAAGAATACAGTTGAAAAAATTCAAAAAATCATTAACACTGTAAACAATGATATTGTGACATTAGCAGATAAAGAAGACGCAGTTAAAGAAGTAAAAGATGCTAAAAACCAATTACAATTATTAAATGCTCTTAAAAACTTTACTCGTGTAAATGCTGATTGGATTACAACATACGAAAATGGACTACCAACATTAGATGCTAATGTAGAAAAAGCATATGATCAAATCCAAACTGCCATTGATGCTGTAAACAAAACAAAAGTGGACGAAGCAATTAATAAAGCTGTTGCTGGCTTAGAAGCAAAAGATGTCCAAGATGCAATGAAGCTTGTTGAAAGCTACATTAAAGCTGACGATAAAGAAAAGAAAGAAACAACAAAAGCGGATTTAATTAAAACATTAGATTTACATGCAGCATTAATCAACATTACAGCTGCTAATACAAATGCAAAATTACAAAATGCATTCAATGCTTATGCAGATTTAGACAAAGATTTTGATAAAAAATTAATCAATGATACGTTATTAAAAGAATACAGAACAGCATTAGTAGCCGTAACAAAGGCAGCCGATAAAAATGAAATCGCTGAAATCATTGCCATCTTAGAAGGTGCTCATACGAAAGCAATCGATGATGCAGTTGCAGCTATTGCTAAACTAGACGCTAATGCAACAACATCTAACGTAAAAGCTGCTCTTCAAAAATTAGCAGATGTGTCAAAAACAACAACGAATGCATTTGATATGGACACTGTCGTTGAAGCATCTCTAGCAGATTATTTAACAAACTTTGTTGCTAAAAAAGATAATATCAAGTCATTAGATAATGTTAAAACAATCATTATTGATGTTAACAATCCAATTAATGCATTAACGAAGATTAAAGACGAATTAGCTGATAATCAAGTGACAGCAGATGAATTATATAAATTATTAAAAGACAATTCATTAACACTTACGAACTTGAATGAAGCTAATAAAGAACAATATGTTAAAGCATTAGAACCAATTCAAAATGTTGTGTCTACTGTTACGAATGAAAATAAAGCAAGCAAAGTCGCTGAACTTAAAGATATCATTACTGCTTCAAATGCGGTTGTCGCTATCAATAAAGCAGATACTGTAGCTACAATGAAATCTGAATTAGACAAGTTTGCGTTAGCAAGTGCAAGTATGGCTTCTCATAATGAACAAGCAACAAACTATATTAACTTAACAACAACATCTAAATTAGAGGTTGCTGAATTAGTGTTAAAAGCAAAACCAACTGCTGGATTTGTCTACATCAAAGATGTAGCAGACAAGATGGCTAATCAAATCGATGTACGCAAAGAAAGAGTTGACGCAGTAAACAAAGCAACAGATATCGTAGCAATGGACAAAGCATTAGAAAAACTTGTATATGATGCATACAATAAGTTAACTGCTGTTCAGCAAATGAACGTTGCAGAAGCATTCTTAAGCAACTTCCCAACAAAAACAGTTGACAATAAAGAAGTTAAAGTAAACTATACAACATTAACAGCAATCAAAGCAGATATCGACAAAGCAATTGCTCAAGCGAAGTAA
- a CDS encoding RDD family protein, whose amino-acid sequence MEKEQVEIKTPEYVSLQFQLSGLGSRAVAFMIDQLILTVITIVLLLIVYRIMWGQFVYFDDHNDYSFMPIAITIILLFILQWGYYFVYEYFSGGRTIGKKSMGIRVIQENGHSLTLLSCFIRNLMRMIDSLPAYYLLGMIIIFFHPKHKRLGDIVAGTIVVHERGKKKQGKKASALEKEIERRGLSKDDLVLEDWAINALSNKEWNIVKTYSNRFMELPMAERKKLTAEIASILLPKIGIEIEGMNEYDLENKLFILYLRLKDEWEYEL is encoded by the coding sequence ATGGAAAAGGAACAGGTTGAAATTAAAACACCTGAATATGTATCACTACAATTTCAACTGTCTGGTCTTGGAAGCCGTGCAGTTGCCTTTATGATAGATCAATTGATTTTGACGGTAATTACCATTGTTTTGTTACTTATCGTTTATCGGATAATGTGGGGGCAATTCGTTTATTTTGATGATCATAATGATTATTCATTTATGCCAATTGCAATCACAATTATCTTGTTATTTATTTTGCAATGGGGTTATTATTTTGTTTATGAATATTTTTCAGGCGGCAGAACAATTGGTAAAAAATCGATGGGAATTCGTGTTATTCAAGAAAATGGTCATAGCTTGACATTGCTATCATGCTTTATTCGTAACCTTATGAGAATGATAGACTCATTACCAGCCTATTATTTGCTAGGAATGATCATTATCTTTTTTCATCCAAAGCATAAAAGGCTAGGGGATATCGTTGCAGGTACAATTGTTGTTCATGAAAGAGGTAAAAAGAAACAGGGAAAGAAAGCTTCAGCGCTTGAAAAAGAAATTGAAAGAAGAGGTTTGTCTAAGGATGATCTAGTGCTTGAGGATTGGGCCATAAACGCTTTAAGTAATAAAGAATGGAATATCGTGAAAACATATAGTAACCGTTTTATGGAGTTGCCGATGGCAGAAAGAAAGAAATTAACAGCGGAAATAGCTTCTATCCTGCTTCCGAAGATTGGAATTGAAATTGAGGGCATGAATGAATATGATTTAGAAAATAAGCTGTTCATACTTTATTTACGATTGAAAGACGAATGGGAATATGAATTGTAA
- a CDS encoding small, acid-soluble spore protein L, with amino-acid sequence MTKNANRGKFAPAVNKQGHSEDGPSPRPKSQLEQKAQKDNTKV; translated from the coding sequence ATGACTAAAAATGCGAATCGGGGTAAATTTGCGCCAGCGGTAAATAAGCAGGGACATTCAGAGGATGGCCCTTCCCCAAGACCAAAATCACAATTAGAACAAAAAGCACAAAAAGATAATACAAAAGTATAA